The Gadus chalcogrammus isolate NIFS_2021 chromosome 10, NIFS_Gcha_1.0, whole genome shotgun sequence genome contains a region encoding:
- the LOC130390978 gene encoding transmembrane O-methyltransferase homolog → MSKVLSTARLNWAAPGAANQVPGGVFHSDLPHGPPLSLQMWLLPLSVPLLGLLALLARQRGILAAGRGALNRVLRWARGPACPRRTHAFVFSQCTHGRADSVLETFDLYAETHHTLELGRVRGVELDEVVVRVAPLRVLELGLGCGYSAVRTLRLLPPGGRLLAVEADPLSAELGEELVLVAGFKHHQFEVLTCSSAEAIAGLRRPLHGDQGEEEGGLDLVLMDHDPQHYLPDLRALEGWGLLRPGGCLVLMVFRGHDSVVRQEVLEHVGSRPQSYSSSVRSGRGDLMEVQYREETISLMSSGDVIG, encoded by the exons ATGTCCAAGGTCCTATCAACTGCCAGGTTAAATTGGGCGGCACCCGGGGCGGCCAATCAGGTTCCGGGCGGCGTGTTCCACTCTGATTTACCTCACGgacctccactctctctccagatgTGGCTGCTCCCGCTCTCCGTCCCCCTGCTgggcctgctggccctgctggCCCGTCAGCGGGGGATCCTGGCCGCGGGGCGGGGGGCTCTGAACCGGGTGCTGCGGTGGGCGCGGGGGCCGGCGTGCCCCAGGAGGACCCACGCCTTTGTGTTCTCCCAGTGCACCCATGGCCGGGCAGACAGCGTCCTGGAGACCTTTGACCTCTACGCCGAGACACACCACACCCTGGAGCTGGGGAGGGTCAGAG GGGTAGAGCTGGATGAGGTGGTGGTGCGCGTGGCCCCGCTGCGCGTGCTGGAGCTAGGCCTGGGCTGCGGCTACAGCGCGGTGCGGACCCTGAGgttgctgccccctggtgggcgGCTGCTGGCGGTGGAGGCGGACCCCCTCAGCGccgagctgggggaggagctagTGCTGGTGGCTGGGTTCAAACACCACCAG TTCGAGGTACTGACCTGCAGCTCAGCCGAGGCCATCGCTGGGCTGAGGCGGCCTCTCCATGGcgaccagggggaggaggaggggggtctgGACCTGGTCCTGATGGACCACGACCCCCAGCACTACCTCCCTGACCTGCGGGCcctggaggggtgggggctgCTCCGCCCCGGGGGGTGCCTGGTCCTGATGGTGTTCCGGGGTCATGACTCTGTCGTCCGGCAAGAGGTCCTGGAACACGTGGGGTCGCGACCCCAGAGCTACTCCTCCTCCGTCAGGTCTGGCCGCGGGGATTTGATGGAGGTCCAATACCGGGAGGAGACCATAAGCCTGATGTCATCGGGTGATGTCATCGGGTGA